From a single Alloactinosynnema sp. L-07 genomic region:
- a CDS encoding YcaO-like family protein translates to MRAEQAIQADRAPTRPDPALSLTTRLARESGDGVVVYAGSGRPVPPAAKLAVFIADGDPSVTKFGRWARSARLPAVAVLFDGERALVGPLSTPGSPGCGACARSRRIAAAAASRGTATPRVTHTTAPHSRPLPGLAVAVKTARAADPEETQVVRDDDPDRTTAVPPGSMIPEDERTTRVTADEVKRIIADPERTVAVSDPDQTTTVAAEDIERTGSQGTVAGFLDVSDPQLDKIIELLGDGGKELADHLAEVVDGEVLWHRVIPLPDCDVCGGADGLGTVGLPTEDDPALLLESLAGWVDPLTGVIPWISLKQPLGTGPDLPFVATAAPPHRLDADGVPRALPIGWGKGATRCAAIVSAVGEAIERYAPSLPDGARIVWARPADLDGEVLDPREFPLYEPQTYARAGFEFAAFDRRVDHPWVRGKWLGTDRSVWVPAVFTYLSMTLLPEHLISQGTSNGLAAGTDAESATARAVLELVERDAMMAAWLTGAKGRYVDLDETLDVDLRAIVDALRVQGPGVEVYLLPTSTYGVTAVALSLGDGRRWPGVTLGLGADRSPRAAIRAALMELAQTAPHLATLLRDRAHPVPKHAEDVRNMLDHAAYYFPANRVEAFDRIRCGGTSRLRDLVEPVPETSVPDLAGVLGEAGIRVAIVDVTSADVAMGPFRVVRAVSPDLQPISYGFGNDRSPVARLRDKLLPPHRRQVHPIW, encoded by the coding sequence GTGCGGGCTGAGCAGGCCATCCAGGCGGACCGGGCCCCGACCCGACCGGACCCCGCGCTGTCACTGACCACGCGCCTGGCGCGCGAGTCCGGTGACGGCGTGGTGGTCTATGCCGGATCCGGCCGCCCGGTGCCGCCCGCGGCCAAGCTCGCCGTGTTCATCGCAGACGGCGACCCCTCGGTCACGAAGTTCGGGCGGTGGGCGCGGTCCGCGCGGCTGCCCGCGGTCGCGGTGCTGTTCGACGGTGAGCGCGCTCTGGTCGGGCCGCTGTCGACGCCGGGGAGTCCGGGGTGCGGCGCCTGCGCCCGCAGCCGCCGGATCGCGGCCGCCGCGGCGTCGCGGGGAACCGCCACCCCACGCGTGACCCACACCACCGCCCCACACTCCCGCCCGCTGCCCGGCCTCGCCGTCGCGGTCAAGACCGCCCGCGCGGCCGATCCCGAGGAGACCCAGGTCGTCCGCGACGACGACCCGGACCGCACCACCGCGGTCCCGCCGGGTTCGATGATCCCTGAGGACGAACGCACCACGCGGGTGACCGCGGACGAGGTCAAGCGGATCATCGCGGACCCGGAGCGCACCGTCGCGGTGTCCGATCCGGACCAGACCACCACCGTCGCCGCGGAGGACATCGAACGCACCGGCAGCCAGGGCACGGTCGCGGGTTTCCTCGACGTCAGCGATCCTCAACTTGACAAGATCATCGAACTGCTGGGCGACGGCGGCAAGGAACTGGCCGACCACCTCGCCGAGGTCGTCGACGGCGAAGTGCTGTGGCACCGGGTGATCCCGCTGCCCGACTGCGACGTCTGCGGCGGCGCCGACGGGCTGGGCACCGTTGGCCTGCCCACCGAAGACGACCCGGCCCTGCTGCTGGAGTCGCTGGCGGGCTGGGTCGACCCGCTGACCGGCGTGATCCCGTGGATCTCGCTCAAGCAGCCGCTGGGCACCGGGCCCGACCTGCCGTTCGTCGCGACCGCCGCACCGCCGCACCGCCTCGACGCCGACGGCGTCCCGCGCGCGCTGCCGATCGGCTGGGGCAAGGGCGCCACCCGCTGCGCCGCCATCGTCTCGGCGGTGGGGGAGGCGATCGAGCGGTACGCGCCGTCGCTGCCCGATGGCGCCCGGATCGTCTGGGCCCGGCCCGCCGACCTCGACGGCGAGGTGCTCGACCCGCGTGAGTTCCCGCTGTACGAGCCGCAGACCTATGCGCGCGCGGGCTTCGAGTTCGCCGCGTTCGACCGCCGCGTCGACCATCCGTGGGTCCGGGGCAAGTGGCTGGGCACCGACCGGTCGGTGTGGGTCCCGGCGGTCTTCACCTACCTGTCGATGACGCTGCTGCCCGAGCACCTGATCAGCCAGGGCACGTCCAACGGCTTGGCGGCGGGCACCGACGCCGAGTCCGCCACCGCCCGCGCGGTCCTGGAACTGGTCGAGCGCGACGCGATGATGGCCGCCTGGCTCACCGGTGCCAAAGGCCGCTATGTCGACCTGGACGAGACCCTCGACGTCGACCTTCGCGCCATCGTGGACGCCTTGCGTGTCCAGGGGCCCGGCGTCGAGGTCTATCTGCTGCCGACCAGCACGTACGGGGTCACCGCGGTTGCTTTGTCGCTGGGTGACGGTCGCCGCTGGCCCGGTGTGACGCTTGGCTTGGGCGCCGACCGTTCGCCCCGGGCCGCGATCCGGGCCGCGCTGATGGAACTCGCCCAGACCGCGCCGCACCTGGCGACCCTGCTGCGCGACCGGGCCCACCCCGTGCCCAAGCACGCCGAGGACGTGCGGAACATGCTCGACCACGCCGCCTACTACTTCCCCGCCAACCGCGTCGAGGCCTTCGACCGCATTCGCTGCGGCGGCACCTCCCGCCTGCGTGATCTCGTCGAGCCGGTGCCGGAGACGTCGGTCCCCGACCTGGCGGGCGTCCTGGGTGAGGCCGGGATTCGGGTCGCGATCGTGGACGTGACCAGCGCGGACGTGGCGATGGGCCCGTTCCGGGTGGTGCGGGCGGTGAGTCCGGACCTGCAGCCGATCAGCTATGGCTTCGGCAACGACCGCTCGCCGGTGGCCCGACTGCGGGACAAGCTGTTGCCGCCGCATCGCAGGCAGGTCCACCCGATCTGGTGA